A genomic window from Streptomyces sp. 846.5 includes:
- a CDS encoding MBL fold metallo-hydrolase, which produces MPGSGPWYARYARVPELRPAAFGAEPTGERLTRIRRSPNFVDGAFRNPVPTRRLASGAFPGALRVGLAKKRTRPAETVPVHRLTGAELDVPPASGLRLTWMGHATVLAEIGGRRVLFDPVWGERCSPFAGFGPRRLHPAPLPLAELGPIDVVVVSHDHYDHLDMHAIQALVRSGADFAVPLGVGAHLEHWGVPADRITELDWNESARIAGLTLTATPARHYCSRGPRTSRYQLWASWVVQGGDHRVFHSGDTGYFPGFAAIGAQHGPFDATMIQVGAYSEFWPEVHMTPEEGVRAHGDLTGESGSVLLPIHWCTFDLAPHAWEEPVERTLAAAVPLGHRVATPRPGEPFEPAAGVDFRPWWRAVAAPLDGAEPVAETTGSSTGSAEPEGVPA; this is translated from the coding sequence GTGCCCGGTTCCGGCCCCTGGTACGCACGGTACGCACGTGTCCCCGAGCTGCGTCCCGCGGCGTTCGGCGCGGAGCCGACCGGGGAGCGGCTGACGCGGATCCGCCGCTCGCCCAACTTCGTGGACGGCGCGTTCCGCAACCCCGTGCCCACCCGGCGGCTGGCCTCGGGGGCGTTCCCGGGGGCGCTGCGGGTGGGGCTGGCGAAGAAGCGGACCCGGCCGGCCGAGACCGTCCCGGTGCACCGGCTCACCGGAGCCGAGTTGGACGTACCGCCGGCCAGCGGGCTGCGGCTCACCTGGATGGGGCACGCCACCGTGCTCGCCGAGATCGGCGGGCGGCGGGTGCTGTTCGACCCGGTCTGGGGCGAGCGCTGCTCCCCCTTCGCCGGGTTCGGGCCGCGCCGGCTGCACCCCGCACCGCTGCCGCTGGCCGAGCTCGGCCCGATCGACGTGGTCGTGGTCTCGCACGACCACTACGACCACCTGGACATGCACGCGATCCAGGCACTGGTCCGCTCCGGCGCGGACTTCGCCGTCCCGCTGGGGGTCGGCGCCCACCTGGAGCACTGGGGCGTGCCGGCGGACCGGATCACCGAGCTCGACTGGAACGAGTCCGCGCGGATCGCCGGGCTCACCCTCACCGCGACCCCGGCCCGGCACTACTGCAGCCGCGGGCCGCGGACCAGCCGCTACCAGCTGTGGGCCTCCTGGGTGGTCCAGGGCGGCGACCACCGGGTCTTCCACAGCGGCGACACCGGCTACTTCCCCGGCTTCGCCGCGATCGGGGCCCAGCACGGCCCCTTCGACGCCACCATGATCCAGGTCGGCGCATACAGCGAGTTCTGGCCGGAGGTGCACATGACCCCGGAGGAGGGCGTCCGCGCCCACGGTGACCTGACCGGCGAGAGCGGCTCGGTGCTGCTGCCGATCCACTGGTGCACCTTCGACCTGGCGCCGCACGCCTGGGAGGAGCCGGTCGAGCGCACCCTGGCCGCGGCCGTGCCGCTCGGGCACAGGGTGGCCACCCCGCGCCCCGGCGAACCGTTCGAACCCGCTGCCGGCGTCGACTTCCGCCCCTGGTGGCGCGCGGTCGCCGCGCCGCTGGACGGAGCGGAGCCGGTGGCGGAGACCACCGGAAGTTCGACCGGCTCCGCCGAGCCCGAGGGCGTCCCAGCCTGA
- a CDS encoding SRPBCC family protein: protein MSATEFVYQIYIRTSPERLYEALTDAEAAQQYFGGWGPKSDWRVGSPVLWKMGPDGSYEDLDQHVIAAEPGRLLAYSWHRVLPMHRELFASEAEFKAAHTERSKVSFDIEPAENPTLGVRLTLTHDGFDTPESTMLAGISSGWVMILSSLKTMLEAVRN from the coding sequence ATGAGCGCAACCGAGTTCGTCTACCAGATCTACATCCGGACCTCCCCCGAGCGCCTCTACGAGGCGCTGACCGACGCCGAGGCGGCCCAGCAGTACTTCGGCGGCTGGGGACCCAAGTCCGACTGGCGGGTCGGCTCCCCGGTGCTCTGGAAGATGGGTCCCGACGGGAGCTACGAGGACCTCGACCAGCATGTGATCGCCGCCGAGCCGGGCCGGCTGCTCGCCTACAGCTGGCACCGGGTGCTGCCGATGCACCGTGAACTCTTCGCCTCGGAGGCGGAGTTCAAGGCGGCCCACACCGAGAGGTCGAAGGTCTCCTTCGACATCGAGCCCGCCGAGAACCCCACCCTCGGGGTGCGGCTGACGCTCACCCACGACGGCTTCGACACCCCGGAGAGCACCATGCTGGCGGGGATCAGCAGCGGCTGGGTGATGATCCTCTCCTCGCTCAAGACGATGCTGGAGGCGGTCCGGAACTAA
- a CDS encoding acyl-CoA dehydrogenase family protein produces the protein MSNFTLDLNDDQIAVRDWLHGFAADVIRPAAAEWDEREETPWPVIQEAAKVGIYSLDFFATQSFDPTGLGIPIAMEELFWGDAGIGLSLVGSGLAAIGVVANGTPEQVGLWAPQMFGTPDDVKVAAFCSSEPDAGSDVAAMRTRAVYDEAKDEWVLNGTKTWATNGGIAHVHVVVASVDPSLGARGQASFVVPPNTPGLSQGQKFKKHGIRASHTAEVVLDNVRIPGDCLLGGKDKLDERLARARERAAAAARGERTEKVKNAAMATFEASRPAVGAQAVGVARAAYEVALEYAKTREQFGRPIIDNQGIAFTIADMRTRIDAARLLVWRASWMASNNKPFTSAEGSMSKLYAGETAKWVTAQAIQILGGNGFTREYPVERMHRDSAIFTIFEGTSEIQRLVIARTLSGLPIR, from the coding sequence ATGTCCAACTTCACCCTCGACCTCAACGACGACCAGATCGCCGTCCGCGACTGGCTGCACGGCTTCGCCGCCGACGTGATCCGTCCGGCCGCCGCCGAGTGGGACGAGCGCGAGGAGACGCCCTGGCCGGTCATCCAGGAGGCCGCCAAGGTCGGCATCTACTCCCTGGACTTCTTCGCCACCCAGTCCTTCGACCCCACCGGCCTCGGGATCCCGATCGCCATGGAGGAGCTGTTCTGGGGCGACGCCGGCATAGGCCTGTCGCTGGTCGGCAGCGGCCTGGCCGCCATCGGCGTGGTCGCCAACGGGACGCCGGAGCAGGTCGGCCTGTGGGCCCCGCAGATGTTCGGCACCCCGGACGACGTCAAGGTCGCCGCGTTCTGCTCCTCCGAGCCCGACGCCGGCTCGGACGTCGCCGCGATGCGCACCCGCGCGGTCTACGACGAGGCCAAGGACGAGTGGGTGCTCAACGGCACCAAGACCTGGGCCACCAACGGCGGCATCGCCCATGTCCATGTCGTCGTCGCCTCGGTGGACCCCTCGCTGGGCGCCCGCGGCCAGGCCTCCTTCGTGGTCCCGCCGAACACCCCCGGCCTGAGCCAGGGTCAGAAGTTCAAGAAGCACGGCATCCGCGCCTCGCACACCGCCGAGGTGGTCCTGGACAACGTCCGGATCCCCGGCGACTGCCTGCTCGGCGGCAAGGACAAGCTGGACGAGCGGCTGGCCAGGGCCCGCGAGCGCGCCGCCGCCGCGGCCCGAGGTGAGCGCACCGAGAAGGTCAAGAACGCTGCGATGGCCACCTTCGAGGCCTCCCGCCCCGCCGTCGGAGCCCAGGCCGTGGGCGTGGCCAGAGCCGCCTACGAGGTGGCGCTGGAGTACGCCAAGACCCGCGAGCAGTTCGGCCGTCCGATCATCGACAACCAGGGCATCGCCTTCACCATCGCCGACATGCGCACCCGTATCGACGCCGCCCGGCTGCTGGTCTGGCGGGCCTCCTGGATGGCCAGCAACAACAAGCCGTTCACCTCCGCCGAGGGCTCGATGTCCAAGCTCTACGCGGGCGAGACGGCCAAGTGGGTCACCGCCCAGGCCATCCAGATCCTCGGCGGCAACGGCTTCACCCGCGAGTACCCGGTCGAGCGGATGCACCGCGACAGCGCCATCTTCACCATCTTCGAGGGCACCAGCGAGATCCAGCGCCTGGTCATCGCCCGTACCCTCTCCGGCCTGCCGATCCGTTAG
- a CDS encoding TetR family transcriptional regulator, translated as MPTTDRRSELLDAADRVVRRDGPRASMNTIAAEAGITKPILYRHFGDKNGLYRALAERHTAGLLEAVRAALALPLERRDRVEAVIDTYLAAIEARPQVYRFLVHPDPAADGLSPAGPLAPALRMIADELTLAVREQVDLGPDSWVLAAAWGQAITGMVLAGGDWWLETRPFSRERMVQTLADLLWGRLAAAGERPTAGNH; from the coding sequence ATGCCGACCACCGACCGCCGCAGCGAACTCCTGGACGCCGCCGACCGGGTGGTGCGCCGGGACGGGCCCCGGGCCAGCATGAACACCATCGCCGCCGAGGCCGGCATCACCAAGCCGATCCTGTACCGGCACTTCGGCGACAAGAACGGCCTCTACCGGGCGCTGGCCGAGCGGCACACGGCGGGACTGCTGGAGGCGGTACGGGCCGCGCTGGCGCTGCCGCTGGAGCGGCGGGACCGGGTCGAGGCGGTCATCGACACCTACCTCGCCGCGATTGAGGCACGGCCTCAGGTTTACCGCTTCCTGGTGCACCCCGACCCGGCGGCGGACGGGCTCTCCCCGGCGGGGCCGCTGGCGCCGGCGCTGCGGATGATCGCGGACGAGCTGACGCTGGCGGTGCGGGAGCAGGTGGATCTGGGGCCGGACAGTTGGGTGCTGGCGGCGGCTTGGGGGCAGGCGATCACGGGGATGGTGCTGGCGGGGGGTGACTGGTGGTTGGAGACTCGGCCGTTTTCGCGGGAGCGGATGGTGCAGACGCTCGCCGACTTGTTGTGGGGGCGGCTGGCTGCGGCGGGTGAGCGGCCGACTGCGGGGAACCACTGA
- the def gene encoding peptide deformylase, whose product MARTRPRIPGSNGTVHPVIPWAEPVLRTPCATVTTFDDQLERLVEDLFATMYAADGVGLAANQIGVGLRVFVFDCPDDEDVRHLGHLVNPILVEADGIEVRGEEGCLSLPGLRAQTPRHDRALVRGQDLTGAALEIEGTGFFARCLQHETDHLDGTVFLNRLTGLRAATAHRKTRRSDWYHPHT is encoded by the coding sequence ATGGCTCGAACGCGTCCCCGCATCCCCGGCAGCAACGGCACCGTGCACCCCGTCATTCCCTGGGCCGAACCGGTTCTGCGCACCCCCTGTGCCACCGTCACCACCTTCGACGACCAGCTCGAACGGCTGGTCGAGGACCTCTTCGCCACCATGTACGCGGCGGACGGCGTGGGCCTGGCAGCCAATCAGATCGGCGTGGGTCTGCGGGTGTTCGTCTTCGACTGTCCGGACGACGAGGATGTCCGCCATCTGGGACACCTGGTCAATCCAATCCTCGTCGAGGCCGACGGCATCGAGGTGCGCGGCGAGGAGGGCTGCCTCTCCCTCCCCGGCCTGCGCGCCCAGACCCCCCGCCACGACCGCGCCCTGGTAAGGGGTCAGGATCTCACCGGCGCCGCCCTCGAGATCGAAGGCACCGGCTTCTTCGCCCGCTGCCTCCAACACGAGACCGACCACCTCGACGGCACCGTCTTCCTCAACCGCCTCACCGGCCTCCGAGCCGCCACCGCCCACCGCAAAACCCGCCGCTCAGACTGGTACCACCCGCACACCTAG
- a CDS encoding MurT ligase domain-containing protein, with protein sequence MPANPEPAGPSATLPPRAKLAVTAGKVAAAVSRTAGRGSGSVIGGKVALRLDPDLLRSLAENLDVVLVSATNGKTTTTRLIAEALKAAGPVVSNALGANMPAGITSALADGSDARFGVIEVDEKYLVGVANDTAPKAIALLNLSRDQLDRSSETRMLAEKWREGLQGSEAVIIANADDPLVTWAASSCRKVVWVAAGQAYREDAWSCPSCGGVMQRPGEDWFCPSCGFRRPQPHWALQGEHVVDPQGQGWLIQLQLPGRANLSNATSSAAVAAVFGVHPQIALQRMQGVQAVAGRYESVQFGGREVRLLLAKNPAGWLETFTLIDQPPAPVILSVNALSADGTDTSWLWDVDYERLIGHPVFVMGQRKLDLAVRLEVAGVHFQVVETLAQAVAAAPPGRIEAIANYTAFQQLRRDVRG encoded by the coding sequence ATGCCAGCGAACCCCGAGCCGGCCGGACCCTCGGCCACGCTGCCCCCGCGCGCCAAGCTCGCCGTGACAGCGGGCAAGGTCGCCGCTGCGGTCTCGCGTACGGCCGGACGCGGCAGCGGTTCCGTGATCGGCGGGAAGGTCGCCCTGCGGCTCGATCCCGACCTGCTGCGCAGCCTGGCCGAGAACCTGGACGTGGTGCTGGTCTCCGCCACCAACGGCAAGACCACCACGACCCGGTTGATCGCCGAGGCACTGAAGGCGGCCGGGCCCGTGGTGTCCAACGCCCTGGGCGCCAACATGCCGGCCGGGATCACCTCGGCCCTGGCCGACGGCAGCGACGCCCGCTTCGGCGTGATCGAGGTGGACGAGAAGTACCTGGTCGGCGTCGCCAACGACACCGCTCCCAAGGCGATCGCGCTGCTCAACCTGTCCCGGGACCAGCTGGACCGGTCCTCGGAGACCCGGATGCTCGCCGAGAAGTGGCGCGAGGGTCTGCAGGGCTCCGAGGCCGTGATCATCGCCAACGCCGACGACCCGCTGGTCACCTGGGCGGCGTCCTCCTGCCGCAAGGTGGTCTGGGTGGCCGCCGGGCAGGCCTACCGCGAGGACGCCTGGTCCTGCCCCAGCTGCGGCGGCGTGATGCAGCGGCCCGGCGAGGACTGGTTCTGCCCCTCCTGCGGCTTCCGCCGCCCGCAGCCGCACTGGGCGCTGCAGGGCGAGCACGTGGTGGACCCGCAGGGGCAGGGCTGGCTGATCCAGCTGCAGCTGCCGGGCCGCGCCAACCTCTCCAACGCGACCAGCTCCGCCGCCGTCGCCGCGGTCTTCGGGGTGCACCCGCAGATCGCGCTGCAGCGGATGCAGGGGGTCCAGGCCGTGGCCGGGCGCTACGAGTCGGTGCAGTTCGGCGGCCGTGAGGTACGGCTGCTGCTGGCGAAGAACCCGGCCGGCTGGCTGGAGACCTTCACCCTGATCGACCAGCCGCCCGCGCCGGTGATCCTCTCGGTGAACGCGCTGTCGGCCGACGGCACCGACACCTCCTGGCTGTGGGACGTCGACTACGAGCGGCTGATCGGCCACCCGGTGTTCGTGATGGGCCAGCGCAAGCTGGACCTGGCGGTCCGGCTGGAGGTCGCCGGGGTGCACTTCCAGGTGGTCGAGACGCTGGCGCAGGCCGTCGCCGCGGCGCCGCCCGGACGGATCGAGGCCATCGCCAACTACACCGCGTTCCAGCAGCTGCGCCGCGACGTGCGCGGCTGA
- a CDS encoding glutamine amidotransferase produces MSESALRLVWVYPDLLSTYGDRGNVLVVERRARQRGLEVARIDVRSDQPIPTSGDIYLLGGGEDRPQRLAGERLRADPGLGRAVENGAIVLGVCAGYQIMGHEFIDDMGQRTPGLGLLDVWSTRGEGARNVGDILAEPDPRLGLPTLTGFENHQGITHLGQGVSPLARVTVGGGNGTGDGTEGAWRDTVFGTYLHGPILARNPSVADLLIKLALDVSALPPADNTWYDALRAERIAAVQQPAQ; encoded by the coding sequence ATGAGCGAGAGCGCACTGCGCCTGGTCTGGGTCTACCCGGACCTGCTGAGCACCTACGGCGACCGCGGCAACGTCCTGGTCGTGGAGCGGCGGGCCCGCCAGCGCGGCCTGGAGGTCGCCAGGATCGACGTCCGGTCCGACCAGCCGATCCCGACCAGCGGGGACATCTACCTGCTGGGCGGCGGCGAGGACCGTCCGCAGCGGCTGGCCGGCGAGCGGCTCCGGGCCGACCCGGGCCTGGGCCGGGCGGTGGAGAACGGCGCGATCGTGCTGGGCGTCTGCGCCGGGTACCAGATCATGGGCCACGAGTTCATCGACGACATGGGCCAGCGCACCCCGGGCCTCGGCCTGCTGGACGTGTGGAGCACCCGCGGCGAGGGCGCCCGCAACGTCGGCGACATCCTGGCCGAGCCCGATCCCCGGCTCGGCCTGCCCACCCTGACCGGTTTCGAGAACCACCAGGGCATCACCCACCTGGGCCAGGGCGTCTCACCGCTGGCCCGGGTCACCGTCGGCGGCGGCAACGGCACCGGCGACGGAACCGAGGGGGCCTGGCGGGACACCGTCTTCGGAACCTATCTGCACGGTCCGATCCTCGCTCGCAACCCGAGCGTGGCGGACCTGCTGATCAAGCTGGCGCTGGACGTCAGCGCACTGCCCCCGGCCGACAACACCTGGTACGACGCGCTGCGCGCCGAGCGCATCGCGGCCGTCCAGCAGCCGGCGCAGTAA